In Isoptericola jiangsuensis, the following proteins share a genomic window:
- a CDS encoding leucyl aminopeptidase encodes MADLTLTAKNPARIAADALVVGTCLTSDGVAVVADQLPAPLVEQIETLAPRLGVTGARQEIRTLPAGPDVAADVLVLTGLGEREPDGTFDREVLRESAGAAVRSLAGSASVVVALPAVDEAELGAVVEGALYGAYAYTTYRDAKAAAKQAPVGTLQVATTFARSAAAKAAVERAEILAAAVHGTRDLVNTAPNDLYPASFADAAKTAVKELGAKGVKVTVLDDKQLAAGGYGGLTGVGQGSARGPRLVKVAYTPAKATSKVALVGKGITFDTGGISIKPAAGMDAMKSDMAGAAAVLHTVVAAARLGLPVAVTGYLCLAENMPGGNAQRPGDVVAIRGGKTVEILNTDAEGRLVMADGLVSAVEDGHDVVLDIATLTGAQMVALGRRVSGVMGSDDVRDQVKAAADTVGEQFWPMPLPDELAEGLKSKVADIANVGERWGGMLAAGIFLRSFVGDTPWAHLDIAGPAFNEKGAYGYTPAGGTGTGVRTMLGFLESRAGV; translated from the coding sequence GTGGCTGACCTCACCCTGACTGCGAAGAACCCCGCCCGCATCGCCGCCGACGCCCTCGTCGTCGGGACGTGCCTCACGTCCGACGGCGTCGCCGTCGTCGCCGACCAGCTCCCCGCACCCCTGGTGGAGCAGATCGAGACCCTCGCCCCCCGGCTCGGCGTCACCGGCGCCCGCCAGGAGATCCGCACCCTGCCCGCCGGCCCGGACGTCGCCGCCGACGTCCTCGTCCTGACCGGCCTCGGCGAGCGCGAGCCCGACGGCACCTTCGACCGCGAGGTGCTGCGCGAGTCCGCCGGCGCCGCGGTGCGCTCGCTCGCCGGCTCCGCCTCCGTCGTCGTCGCGCTCCCCGCCGTGGACGAGGCCGAGCTGGGCGCCGTCGTCGAGGGCGCCCTCTACGGCGCCTACGCCTACACCACCTACCGGGACGCGAAGGCCGCCGCCAAGCAGGCGCCCGTCGGCACCCTCCAGGTGGCGACGACGTTCGCGCGCTCCGCCGCCGCGAAGGCCGCCGTCGAGCGTGCCGAGATCCTCGCCGCGGCCGTGCACGGCACCCGCGACCTCGTCAACACCGCCCCGAACGACCTCTACCCGGCCTCGTTCGCCGACGCCGCCAAGACCGCCGTCAAGGAGCTCGGCGCCAAGGGCGTGAAGGTGACGGTCCTGGACGACAAGCAGCTCGCCGCGGGCGGCTACGGCGGCCTCACGGGCGTCGGCCAGGGCTCCGCCCGCGGCCCCCGCCTGGTCAAGGTCGCCTACACGCCCGCGAAGGCCACCTCGAAGGTCGCGCTCGTCGGCAAGGGCATCACCTTCGACACCGGCGGCATCTCGATCAAGCCCGCGGCCGGCATGGACGCCATGAAGTCCGACATGGCCGGCGCCGCCGCCGTCCTGCACACGGTCGTGGCCGCCGCGCGCCTGGGCCTGCCCGTCGCCGTCACCGGCTACCTCTGCCTCGCCGAGAACATGCCCGGCGGCAACGCGCAGCGCCCCGGCGACGTCGTCGCGATCCGCGGCGGCAAGACCGTCGAGATCCTCAACACCGACGCCGAGGGCCGTCTCGTCATGGCCGACGGTCTCGTGTCCGCCGTCGAGGACGGCCACGACGTCGTCCTCGACATCGCCACGCTGACCGGCGCCCAGATGGTCGCGCTCGGCCGCCGCGTGTCGGGCGTCATGGGCTCCGACGACGTGCGCGACCAGGTCAAGGCCGCCGCCGACACCGTGGGCGAGCAGTTCTGGCCGATGCCGCTGCCCGACGAGCTGGCCGAGGGCCTCAAGTCGAAGGTCGCCGACATCGCGAACGTCGGGGAGCGCTGGGGCGGCATGCTCGCCGCCGGCATCTTCCTGCGCTCGTTCGTCGGTGACACCCCGTGGGCCCACCTCGACATCGCCGGCCCGGCGTTCAACGAGAAGGGCGCCTACGGCTACACGCCCGCGGGCGGCACGGGCACCGGTGTGCGCACCATGCTCGGGTTCCTCGAGAGCCGCGCCGGGGTCTGA
- a CDS encoding oxidoreductase, whose protein sequence is MSLRSALDRLLGRPAPSSTATPAATGGGRSAAVAHLQEFVSSRVGVEAYVEPPNAQTPATVLLVATTGEWTRRRVPDERTGFEVARSLGIPVYNVRFTGYPQRMRDWNTAQRAEQKRRATRR, encoded by the coding sequence ATGTCCCTGAGGTCAGCCCTGGACCGACTGCTCGGCCGCCCCGCACCGTCGTCGACGGCGACCCCCGCCGCGACCGGCGGGGGCAGGAGCGCGGCCGTCGCGCACCTGCAGGAGTTCGTGTCCTCCCGCGTCGGCGTCGAGGCCTACGTGGAGCCGCCCAACGCGCAGACGCCCGCCACGGTCCTGCTGGTGGCGACCACGGGGGAGTGGACGCGACGCCGGGTCCCCGACGAGCGGACCGGCTTCGAGGTCGCACGCTCGCTCGGCATCCCCGTCTACAACGTCCGCTTCACGGGCTACCCCCAGCGCATGCGCGACTGGAACACCGCCCAGCGCGCCGAGCAGAAGAGGCGCGCCACCCGCCGCTGA